Below is a window of Rodentibacter sp. JRC1 DNA.
ATTTACCTTTTAGCTATCGTAAAGCAGATGAAGCAATGCATATTATTGCAAATAATATTATTCGCCAAAAAACGGCGATTCCAAATGCCATTTTGAAGTTAAATGAAGTAAATTCTAAACATTGCCATGGTGTACAGCTTTGTGATTTATTATTAGGTGCGGTATTAAGCGGCTATCAAAAGGATTCATCTTCGGAGCGGAAACAGGCAATTTCTGCTTTAATTGCTGAACATATTGGCTGGGATAAGTTAGCTTATGATACGTTGGACACAGAGAAGAAGTTCAATATTTGGTATTTTTATGATTCGACCAAAGGACCGAGAATGGTAAAAACAATGGAAACAAGGTTAAAATACCCACTTCCGGAAGAAAAAAAATGACAGACCTTTCAGCCTGTCCGTTGAGTGTCCTCGCACAATCATGCAATTTCCCCACTGGGCGGAATCACACAAAGTAGCCGCCCCTATTATTCTTTGTGCTTTGTTACGAGTAATAATAACTTTTTTTGCCTGAAATGCAATCTTTTATTATTGTGAATTTATAAATTTGTGAGGAAGTTCTCAATTTTATTTCTCTCCTTTTCTCACATTCCCCTCTGCCGTTTCAATCTTCAACTCACACTCCACCTGACAACTATACCCCCCGTCCGAAAGATTATGCGTGACCTTAGTGATCAACCAATCCGAACCATCAATCTCTTTTTTGAAGCCGGATAGTTGCACTGGGGTTTCCGGCATTAAATCCGGTATGCCGTAGGCTAGGGTAATGCTAAAGGTGGCGACCCCACGTTTGAGTCTATTAAAGGCGGATTTTGCCGCATTGATTGCACTGGCTTCGGTGGCGTAGGTATGGCGTAGGGTTTTAATTTGGTTGCTGTCGCTGGTTATTGGTGCCCGTTGTTCTACGGTGTTATATTTTTTCTTTGTTAGCCGTCTGTCTTTTACTGTGCCGTTTTTTAGCGTTCTGCCTTTCGTCATTCGCTGTTTTTTCACAATTTGCGTGTTGGCATCCACGGTAATTTCGCCCCGTTTTCCGGTGTTGGTATTGTGCCAATAAGCACGCACGGCTTTGTAATTATCACTTTCTGCAATGCTGAAGCTATAACTATCGCCCTCTTGTTTGGTGATTTGCACGGTGGGTATCGGTTTTCCGCTTGCAGTTTTGCCTTGCCCCAATGGCATAAACAATAGCACGCCATTTTTCACCGTTGCCATTGCGCCGTAGTCTTCTGCAAGGCGGGTCAGTAAATTGATGTCGCTTTCGTTGGTTTGGTCGATGTGGGGGAGAGTTTGTTCGGCATATTCTTTCGCACACAGGCTTTCCAATTTGTTTTCTTTGGCTATTTGTTCAATCAATGCCCCTAATTTTATTTGGTGAAAT
It encodes the following:
- a CDS encoding phage late control D family protein, with the protein product MFNFDTNHRTPKFSVFVITQDKQKNDITQTVADRLMSMTIEDNRGFEADMLDLQLSDHDGKLALPPRNATIQVAIGWQGEPLIDKGKYSVDEVQFSGSPDSLTIRARAADLKGSLSEQKERSFHQIKLGALIEQIAKENKLESLCAKEYAEQTLPHIDQTNESDINLLTRLAEDYGAMATVKNGVLLFMPLGQGKTASGKPIPTVQITKQEGDSYSFSIAESDNYKAVRAYWHNTNTGKRGEITVDANTQIVKKQRMTKGRTLKNGTVKDRRLTKKKYNTVEQRAPITSDSNQIKTLRHTYATEASAINAAKSAFNRLKRGVATFSITLAYGIPDLMPETPVQLSGFKKEIDGSDWLITKVTHNLSDGGYSCQVECELKIETAEGNVRKGEK